The Halomonas sp. 7T genome contains a region encoding:
- a CDS encoding DUF6694 family lipoprotein, which produces MWSLLRLPALSLTLLVVAGCSDPKIDTSSMPAAVVSVEKVRDSLPTYKRDEFDTALKIIAMSSFSDIDLFNPQRMNAAEIAESANAYMHGLTGDEIIERADEMLRQRRAREREQALQTLNRLEAKQASAQRARENLAQVSIDSARYYLSTSPYGALEPVIELTVTNRSEQAVSELMLHGLLESPERDITWVDETFYYVIAGGLAPGETNTWSLAPNRFGPWGNEQIPTGVELSLTLSGVNDADGKPMWNSPPLTESESARLETLRTEYGMSTQTTDS; this is translated from the coding sequence ATGTGGAGCCTGCTTAGGCTGCCTGCCCTATCGCTAACACTGCTAGTGGTAGCGGGTTGTTCAGACCCCAAAATAGACACGAGTTCAATGCCCGCAGCGGTTGTCTCCGTTGAAAAAGTGCGCGATTCGCTGCCGACTTACAAGCGCGATGAGTTTGATACCGCACTAAAAATTATTGCCATGTCTTCGTTTAGCGACATCGACCTCTTTAATCCCCAGCGCATGAATGCAGCGGAAATTGCCGAATCAGCCAATGCCTATATGCATGGGCTCACCGGTGACGAAATCATCGAGCGCGCCGATGAAATGCTGCGCCAACGGCGTGCTCGGGAGCGGGAGCAGGCGCTACAAACGCTTAACCGCCTAGAAGCCAAACAAGCCAGCGCCCAGCGCGCGCGGGAAAACCTCGCGCAAGTCAGCATTGATAGCGCCCGTTACTATCTCAGCACAAGCCCTTATGGTGCGCTGGAACCGGTAATCGAGCTAACGGTGACAAACCGCTCTGAGCAAGCTGTTTCAGAACTAATGCTGCACGGTCTATTGGAAAGCCCGGAGCGCGACATCACCTGGGTAGATGAAACCTTCTACTACGTGATTGCCGGCGGCTTAGCGCCTGGAGAAACCAACACGTGGAGCCTAGCCCCCAATCGGTTTGGCCCTTGGGGCAACGAGCAAATTCCTACCGGGGTCGAGCTGTCACTGACGCTAAGTGGGGTTAACGACGCTGACGGCAAGCCGATGTGGAATTCACCACCGCTGACCGAGAGCGAGTCCGCACGGCTTGAGACGCTTCGCACCGAGTATGGCATGAGCACCCAGACCACGGACAGCTGA
- a CDS encoding ion transporter, with translation MSEPFNTWQARFEKLRSNKLFEGLVISIIVISALVIGAKTYEETSRVEQWLLYLDVAVTVFFLVEILIRMAAERNLVSFFKKGWNVFDFLIVTASLIPMDDSEMVLLARLLRIFRVLRLVSMIPELQMLLSALVKSIPRMGYVVLLMFIIFYIYGAIGSFLFHNVDEGLWGNISLAMLTLFQVATFESWATAVLYPTMEVYPYAWIYFLTFIFLNAFIFLNMMIGIVLDVMQKESAILDLDNEDGDVAQMQGLRNDVRDLRAQLDRMETALAERSASSSHRPSDSPTTD, from the coding sequence ATGAGTGAACCCTTCAATACCTGGCAAGCCCGCTTCGAAAAGCTGCGCAGTAACAAGCTTTTTGAGGGGCTGGTAATCTCCATTATCGTTATCTCCGCGCTAGTCATTGGCGCGAAAACTTACGAAGAAACCTCCCGTGTAGAGCAGTGGTTGCTCTATCTTGATGTAGCGGTCACGGTATTCTTCCTGGTCGAAATTTTGATCAGAATGGCGGCCGAGCGCAACTTAGTCAGCTTCTTTAAGAAGGGCTGGAACGTTTTCGATTTCTTGATCGTCACCGCCAGCCTAATTCCTATGGATGATTCAGAGATGGTACTGCTGGCGCGGCTGCTGCGGATTTTCCGCGTGCTGCGTCTGGTTTCGATGATTCCAGAACTACAGATGCTGCTTAGTGCCTTAGTGAAGTCGATTCCACGGATGGGCTATGTCGTACTATTGATGTTTATCATCTTCTACATCTACGGCGCCATCGGCAGTTTTCTGTTCCACAATGTAGACGAAGGCCTTTGGGGGAATATTTCCCTGGCGATGCTAACGCTTTTTCAAGTGGCGACGTTTGAGAGTTGGGCCACCGCCGTGCTGTATCCGACGATGGAGGTTTACCCCTACGCTTGGATCTATTTCCTAACCTTCATCTTTTTGAATGCTTTCATCTTTCTCAATATGATGATTGGCATTGTGCTGGATGTTATGCAGAAAGAGAGCGCGATACTCGATTTAGATAACGAAGACGGCGATGTGGCTCAGATGCAGGGGCTACGCAATGATGTGCGCGATTTGCGTGCCCAGCTTGATCGCATGGAAACGGCGTTAGCGGAGCGGAGTGCGTCTTCTTCCCACCGTCCTTCGGATTCCCCTACAACAGATTAA
- the leuA gene encoding 2-isopropylmalate synthase: MMLSDPSKKYHPFVAVDLPDRQWPSQRIETPPIWCSVDLRDGNQSLIDPMDHERKQRLFDMLLKIGFKEIEVGFPSASQTDFDFVRSLIEQDKIPEDVTIQVLTQARPHLIERTFEALKGAKNAIVHVYNATDPMFRRVVFNVDKTECIQIAVDATAQIRDLMASNPETNWTFQYSPELFTTTEMDFAVEIVEAVMDTFGPSVDNRMIVNLPATVEVATPNNYADQIEWFCRHVKKRDTLIVSVHPHNDRGTGVAAAELTLMAGADRVEGTLFGNGERTGNVDIVTLAMNMYTQGVNPLLDFSNITPIMREVEYCNQLPVHPRHPYVGDLVFTAFSGSHQDAIKKGMTDRRAHPEAPWDVPYLPIDPLDVGRSYEAVIRVNSQSGKGGISYLLEQEHGIELPRRLSIEFSQVVQEVADRTGKEITSQMIYQAFADEYLEQRSPLWLVNHRLSSEPDSPKVVLETMMENSGQRQTLTGEGNGPLAAFIKALAASGQDVEIIDYHEHSRGQGADAEAIAYVEVRIDGKAVFGVGTDESITSASMKGVLSAINRHHSTQPAAANVTAESLG, encoded by the coding sequence ATGATGCTGTCCGACCCTTCTAAAAAGTATCACCCCTTCGTGGCCGTAGATCTGCCTGATCGTCAGTGGCCGAGCCAGCGTATTGAAACGCCGCCTATCTGGTGCAGTGTCGACCTGCGGGACGGCAACCAGTCGCTGATTGATCCCATGGATCATGAGCGCAAGCAGCGCCTGTTCGACATGCTGTTGAAAATCGGCTTTAAAGAGATCGAGGTGGGTTTTCCCTCTGCCTCTCAAACTGATTTTGACTTTGTTCGCTCGTTGATCGAGCAAGATAAAATCCCGGAGGACGTGACTATTCAAGTGTTGACGCAGGCGCGTCCGCACCTGATTGAGCGCACCTTTGAAGCATTGAAAGGCGCCAAAAACGCCATTGTTCACGTCTATAATGCCACCGACCCGATGTTTCGCCGGGTGGTGTTTAATGTGGATAAAACTGAGTGCATCCAAATCGCCGTGGATGCCACCGCGCAAATTCGCGATTTGATGGCGTCCAACCCGGAAACCAACTGGACGTTCCAATACTCGCCGGAGCTATTTACCACCACGGAGATGGATTTTGCGGTGGAGATTGTGGAAGCGGTGATGGACACCTTTGGCCCCAGTGTTGATAACAGAATGATTGTTAATCTGCCCGCCACGGTCGAAGTGGCCACGCCCAATAACTACGCTGATCAGATTGAGTGGTTCTGCCGCCATGTGAAAAAGCGCGATACCCTGATTGTGAGCGTACATCCTCATAATGATCGCGGTACCGGCGTGGCCGCTGCCGAGCTGACGCTAATGGCGGGCGCGGATCGCGTGGAAGGGACGCTGTTTGGTAACGGTGAGCGCACTGGTAACGTGGATATCGTCACCTTGGCGATGAATATGTACACCCAAGGGGTGAATCCCCTGCTCGATTTCTCCAATATCACCCCGATCATGCGCGAGGTGGAGTATTGTAATCAGCTGCCTGTTCATCCGCGCCACCCCTATGTTGGCGATTTAGTCTTTACCGCGTTCTCAGGCTCCCACCAAGATGCTATTAAAAAGGGCATGACCGACCGTCGCGCGCACCCAGAAGCGCCGTGGGATGTTCCCTATTTGCCCATTGATCCGCTGGATGTTGGTCGCAGCTACGAGGCGGTCATCCGCGTGAATAGTCAGTCTGGGAAGGGCGGTATCTCCTACCTGCTGGAGCAGGAGCACGGTATTGAGCTGCCGCGCAGGCTCTCCATCGAGTTCAGCCAAGTCGTCCAGGAAGTGGCGGACCGCACGGGTAAAGAGATCACCTCCCAAATGATCTACCAAGCCTTTGCCGATGAGTATTTAGAGCAGCGCTCACCGCTGTGGTTGGTAAACCACCGCCTCTCTTCTGAACCGGATAGCCCCAAAGTGGTGCTAGAAACCATGATGGAGAACAGCGGTCAGCGGCAAACGCTGACCGGTGAAGGCAATGGCCCGCTGGCGGCCTTTATCAAAGCGCTGGCAGCGAGCGGTCAGGATGTCGAAATTATCGACTACCACGAGCACTCTCGTGGCCAAGGGGCGGATGCTGAGGCCATTGCTTATGTGGAAGTGCGCATTGATGGCAAGGCGGTGTTCGGCGTGGGTACCGATGAAAGCATCACCAGTGCCTCTATGAAAGGCGTACTTAGCGCCATCAATCGCCATCACTCGACTCAGCCTGCGGCGGCGAATGTCACGGCGGAGTCGTTGGGGTAG
- the epmB gene encoding EF-P beta-lysylation protein EpmB → MQENIIITANQAAAQSPSAWQRQLSHAIRDPATLCERLGLSQAWLADAHAGHQLFEICVPEAYLARIVPNEPNDPLLLQVLPTGDEADATPGYVTDPLEEADHRPAKGLIHKYANRVLLIASPTCAINCRYCFRRHFPYSENSPSRVQWQEALDYLRADTSIHEAILSGGDPLAASDRQLAWLVEQLESISHLKRLRIHTRLPVVIPDRVNEALLGWLSSTRLQKVVVLHINHANEIDQAVVDACTRLKQAGVTLLNQSVLLRGINDSVPALAALSERLFEAGILPYYLHVFDPVQGAAHFDVPDQEAKALVTQLLEHLPGFLMPRLVREVPGKASKTPL, encoded by the coding sequence TTGCAGGAGAACATCATTATCACTGCTAATCAGGCCGCTGCCCAGTCTCCCAGCGCTTGGCAGCGGCAGCTTTCACACGCCATTCGCGACCCCGCTACCCTGTGTGAGCGCCTAGGTTTGAGCCAAGCGTGGCTGGCTGATGCCCACGCCGGGCATCAGCTGTTTGAGATCTGCGTCCCTGAGGCGTATTTAGCGCGTATTGTGCCTAACGAGCCTAACGACCCTCTGCTCCTTCAAGTACTCCCTACCGGAGATGAAGCAGACGCAACGCCTGGGTATGTGACGGATCCGTTAGAAGAGGCCGACCACCGCCCTGCAAAAGGGCTGATCCATAAGTACGCTAATCGGGTGCTGCTGATCGCCAGCCCTACCTGTGCCATTAACTGCCGCTACTGCTTTCGCCGCCACTTCCCCTACAGCGAAAACTCGCCTTCTCGTGTCCAATGGCAAGAAGCGCTGGATTACCTGCGTGCCGACACCTCAATTCACGAGGCGATACTCTCCGGTGGCGACCCACTCGCCGCAAGCGACCGACAGCTTGCCTGGCTGGTCGAACAGTTGGAAAGCATCTCCCACTTGAAACGGCTGCGTATACATACCCGCTTGCCCGTGGTTATTCCTGACCGTGTGAACGAGGCCCTGCTTGGTTGGCTGAGCAGCACCCGCTTACAAAAAGTCGTTGTCCTACATATCAATCACGCCAATGAAATTGACCAGGCCGTGGTGGATGCCTGCACGCGATTAAAACAGGCAGGCGTCACGCTGTTGAACCAGAGCGTTCTATTGCGGGGCATTAATGACAGCGTGCCCGCCCTCGCAGCTCTCTCGGAACGGCTATTTGAAGCGGGCATACTGCCATACTACCTGCATGTATTTGATCCTGTACAAGGGGCTGCCCATTTTGATGTGCCTGATCAGGAGGCAAAAGCACTGGTAACACAGCTGTTGGAGCACTTACCCGGTTTCCTAATGCCGAGGCTCGTCAGAGAAGTCCCTGGCAAGGCTAGTAAGACGCCCCTTTAG
- the efp gene encoding elongation factor P: MANYSTNEFKGGLKVMVDGDPCSIVENELVKPGKGQAFNRVKLRNLMTGRVGEKTFKSGDSLEGADVMDLEMEYLYTDGDMWHFMKTDGSFEQYAVEKKALGDTVKWLKEQVPYTITLWNDKAISVTPPNFIELEVVETDPGLKGDTAQGGSKPATLSSGAVVRVPLFINQGEVLKVDTRSGDYVSRA, from the coding sequence ATGGCGAACTATTCTACCAATGAATTCAAAGGCGGTTTGAAAGTAATGGTCGACGGCGACCCTTGTTCAATTGTTGAGAATGAGCTGGTAAAGCCGGGTAAGGGCCAGGCGTTTAACCGCGTGAAGCTGCGTAACCTGATGACTGGCCGTGTAGGTGAGAAGACTTTCAAATCAGGTGATTCGTTGGAAGGCGCTGACGTCATGGATTTGGAAATGGAGTACCTCTACACCGACGGTGATATGTGGCACTTCATGAAGACCGATGGCTCCTTTGAGCAGTACGCCGTAGAAAAGAAAGCGTTGGGCGATACGGTAAAGTGGCTTAAAGAGCAGGTGCCTTACACCATTACGCTGTGGAATGATAAAGCGATTTCCGTCACGCCGCCCAATTTTATCGAGTTGGAAGTGGTGGAAACGGATCCTGGCCTGAAAGGTGATACGGCGCAGGGCGGGTCTAAGCCGGCTACGCTCTCCTCTGGCGCTGTGGTTCGCGTGCCTCTGTTTATCAATCAGGGTGAAGTATTGAAGGTCGATACGCGCTCTGGTGATTACGTGTCTCGGGCGTAA
- the epmA gene encoding EF-P lysine aminoacylase EpmA, with translation MRANWQPTAAIETLRERARLIADVRVFFAQRGVLEVETPVLGQGGSTDVHLASLSTLARTDKGQRKLWLQTSPEFHMKRLLAAGSGPIFQFAKSFRNGEVGARHNIEFTMLEWYRPAFTLAQLIDETTTLIANVLPRFTGPVVHYRYRELFHTYLAVDPFTTSLETLRALAAERGHMSTQTLAEEGRDTCLDLLMSMVIEPHLGQNELSVVVDYPASQAALARRHQDVDGEWVASRFELYLNGIELANGYDELTDADEQRARFAEDNAGRRRLGLPEVDVDEHLLAALKHGMPESAGVALGIDRLIQLALGKARLEDVLAFSTPNC, from the coding sequence ATGAGGGCTAATTGGCAGCCTACAGCGGCAATTGAAACACTGCGTGAGCGGGCTCGCTTAATAGCTGATGTGCGCGTTTTTTTTGCACAGCGAGGCGTTCTAGAAGTAGAAACGCCCGTGCTAGGGCAGGGGGGTAGCACCGATGTGCACTTAGCTTCGCTTTCCACGTTAGCGCGCACCGATAAGGGCCAGCGCAAGTTGTGGTTGCAAACCTCGCCTGAGTTTCACATGAAGCGTCTTCTGGCCGCGGGAAGTGGACCAATTTTTCAGTTTGCCAAGAGCTTCCGTAATGGGGAAGTGGGCGCACGGCATAATATCGAATTCACTATGCTGGAGTGGTATCGACCTGCATTTACGCTGGCGCAGCTGATTGATGAAACGACCACGCTGATTGCCAATGTGCTGCCACGTTTTACAGGCCCCGTGGTGCATTATCGCTATCGGGAGCTGTTTCATACTTACTTAGCAGTAGACCCGTTCACTACCTCGCTGGAGACATTGCGGGCGTTGGCTGCGGAGCGTGGTCACATGTCCACTCAAACGTTAGCTGAAGAGGGGCGCGACACCTGCCTGGATCTGTTAATGAGCATGGTGATTGAGCCGCATCTTGGACAAAACGAGCTAAGCGTTGTGGTGGATTACCCGGCTAGCCAAGCGGCGCTGGCGCGCCGCCATCAGGATGTCGACGGCGAGTGGGTAGCCTCACGTTTTGAGCTGTACCTAAACGGTATTGAATTGGCCAACGGTTACGATGAGTTGACCGATGCCGATGAGCAGCGCGCCCGCTTTGCTGAAGATAACGCGGGGCGACGCCGTTTAGGTTTGCCGGAAGTGGACGTGGATGAGCACCTGCTGGCCGCACTGAAGCACGGCATGCCAGAAAGCGCGGGGGTGGCACTGGGGATTGACCGTTTGATTCAGTTAGCGCTAGGCAAAGCACGCCTGGAAGACGTGCTCGCGTTTTCAACGCCTAACTGTTAG
- the asd gene encoding archaetidylserine decarboxylase (Phosphatidylserine decarboxylase is synthesized as a single chain precursor. Generation of the pyruvoyl active site from a Ser is coupled to cleavage of a Gly-Ser bond between the larger (beta) and smaller (alpha chains). It is an integral membrane protein.): protein MTLSQKAFSLLQYPLPHHALSRLTGKVAQCDNPWVKNTLIKAFIKRFNVDMRQALEPDPTAYATFNDFFTRALKADARPLGDGLISPADGTLSQYGRLTAAGKLVQAKGHTFSAQTLLGGDKALADEFLNGSFATVYLSPSDYHRVHMPMSGTLREMIYVPGRLFSVNQATANYVPGLFARNERLVCIFDTEHGPMAMVLVGAMIVAAIETVWSGQVTPLSGHPQRMKFGEPIVLEKGAEMGRFKLGSTVVMCFAKPVTFDDNPLGSTVEMGQSLGTP from the coding sequence GTGACACTTTCCCAAAAAGCCTTTTCGCTTCTCCAATACCCACTGCCGCACCATGCACTATCACGGCTAACGGGTAAGGTCGCCCAGTGCGATAACCCCTGGGTGAAAAACACTCTGATTAAAGCGTTTATCAAACGCTTTAATGTAGATATGCGCCAAGCGCTAGAGCCAGACCCCACCGCCTACGCTACCTTTAACGACTTCTTTACCCGCGCACTGAAAGCCGACGCTCGCCCTCTGGGCGATGGCCTGATTAGCCCTGCCGATGGCACGCTGTCTCAGTATGGTCGCCTTACCGCAGCGGGCAAACTGGTGCAAGCCAAGGGCCACACGTTTTCTGCCCAGACACTGTTGGGCGGCGATAAAGCGTTGGCCGATGAGTTTTTGAACGGCAGCTTCGCGACGGTTTACCTGTCACCTAGCGACTACCACCGCGTGCATATGCCGATGTCCGGTACGCTGCGGGAAATGATTTATGTGCCGGGGCGGCTCTTTTCAGTCAATCAGGCCACTGCCAACTACGTGCCAGGCTTGTTTGCCCGCAACGAGCGCTTAGTATGTATTTTTGACACTGAACACGGCCCTATGGCCATGGTGTTGGTAGGCGCGATGATCGTTGCTGCTATTGAAACCGTTTGGTCGGGTCAGGTCACGCCGCTTTCGGGTCACCCTCAACGCATGAAGTTTGGGGAACCCATCGTGCTGGAAAAAGGCGCCGAGATGGGCCGTTTCAAGCTCGGTTCCACGGTGGTCATGTGCTTTGCTAAACCGGTCACCTTTGACGATAACCCGCTAGGCTCCACGGTGGAAATGGGGCAAAGCCTGGGCACACCTTGA
- a CDS encoding sulfurtransferase → MSTVSHSSEHNVLPLIVEPEALQAQLGDDQLLIIDVPANGDSYRQGHVPGAIFLDFRYLMRGEGPVPNDVPPVEFLSKLFSALGLTRDTHVVAYDDEGGGWAARLLWTLELIGHTRYSYLNGGIHAWRDAGLEESTEQSAPTPSDYHAEILNPHALITCDEIKQKLDDKQFAIWDARSKAEYDGERGNNKHLGHIPGAVNMDWVNAMDSKRALRIRDYAELITELQAMGLTPEMEVATHCQSHHRSSFTWLVGKALGFNMRGYAGSWGEWGNRDDTPIEK, encoded by the coding sequence ATGAGCACCGTCAGCCACTCATCAGAACACAATGTATTGCCACTCATCGTGGAGCCGGAGGCACTGCAAGCGCAGCTGGGCGACGATCAACTATTGATTATCGACGTACCGGCAAACGGCGATAGCTATCGCCAAGGCCATGTGCCTGGCGCTATTTTCCTCGACTTTCGCTATCTCATGCGCGGCGAAGGCCCAGTGCCTAACGACGTGCCGCCGGTGGAGTTTCTTTCCAAGCTATTCAGCGCGCTGGGATTAACCCGCGATACACACGTGGTGGCTTACGATGATGAAGGGGGCGGTTGGGCAGCTCGATTGCTCTGGACACTGGAGCTGATCGGCCATACCCGCTACTCCTACTTAAATGGCGGCATCCATGCCTGGCGCGATGCTGGCCTGGAAGAGAGCACCGAGCAGAGTGCACCAACGCCGAGCGACTACCACGCCGAGATTCTGAATCCACATGCGCTGATCACCTGCGATGAAATTAAACAGAAACTAGACGATAAACAGTTTGCCATCTGGGACGCCCGCTCAAAAGCAGAGTACGACGGCGAGCGTGGCAATAATAAGCACTTGGGCCATATACCTGGCGCCGTCAACATGGACTGGGTCAACGCTATGGATTCCAAGCGCGCGCTGCGAATTCGCGATTATGCCGAGCTGATCACCGAGCTGCAGGCCATGGGCCTAACCCCGGAGATGGAAGTTGCCACCCACTGCCAGAGCCACCACCGCAGCAGTTTTACCTGGTTAGTCGGCAAAGCGCTAGGGTTTAACATGCGCGGCTATGCAGGTTCCTGGGGCGAGTGGGGCAACCGCGACGATACACCTATCGAGAAATGA
- the rsgA gene encoding small ribosomal subunit biogenesis GTPase RsgA: MSKRKLSRQQQWRVEKIQAERAQRAEKRDVQDAEKLSAGEYGPEQPGRVMAHFGRTLEVRDADGTPVRCHLRANLDGLVTGDRVIWRAGQDGSGVVVAREERDSILKRPDPRGQLKPVAANIDQLLIVFAVEPAPHPNLIDRYLVAAEATGIAPVLVLNKTDLLPDDGGELGQLLERYRALGYPVVRTTTANPEGLNALRQQLEGRTSVFVGQSGVGKSSLIDLLLPDETLRIGALSEDSRKGTHTTTTARLYAMRSDEVSNGELIDSPGIREFGLIHLNEQEVTDGFIEFHPYLGHCRFRDCRHRNEPGCALLDAVEAGKIHPERFASYRRILDSLNA; this comes from the coding sequence ATGAGCAAACGTAAATTAAGTCGCCAGCAGCAGTGGCGCGTCGAGAAGATCCAAGCCGAACGTGCTCAGCGCGCAGAAAAACGCGATGTGCAGGATGCCGAAAAGCTCTCTGCGGGTGAATACGGCCCTGAACAGCCGGGCCGCGTAATGGCTCACTTTGGCCGCACGCTGGAAGTTCGCGACGCCGACGGTACCCCCGTGCGCTGTCACCTGCGCGCCAACCTTGACGGCCTGGTCACCGGCGACCGTGTTATTTGGCGAGCAGGTCAAGACGGCTCTGGCGTGGTCGTTGCCCGTGAAGAGCGCGATAGCATTCTAAAGCGCCCCGACCCGCGCGGCCAGCTCAAGCCCGTGGCGGCCAATATCGATCAGCTGCTGATTGTGTTTGCCGTGGAGCCAGCCCCTCACCCCAACCTGATTGATCGCTATTTAGTGGCGGCCGAAGCCACGGGTATTGCGCCCGTGCTAGTGCTCAACAAAACCGATTTATTGCCAGACGACGGTGGCGAACTGGGTCAGCTGCTTGAGCGCTATCGCGCGCTTGGCTATCCAGTAGTGCGCACAACCACGGCTAATCCCGAGGGGTTAAATGCACTGCGCCAGCAGTTAGAGGGACGCACGTCGGTCTTCGTCGGGCAAAGCGGCGTGGGCAAATCATCGCTTATCGACCTGCTGCTGCCTGATGAAACCCTGCGCATTGGCGCACTGTCAGAAGATTCACGCAAAGGCACCCACACCACGACCACGGCACGGCTTTATGCCATGCGGAGCGACGAGGTGAGTAACGGCGAGCTGATTGACTCCCCAGGTATTCGTGAATTTGGCCTGATTCATTTAAATGAGCAGGAAGTGACCGATGGATTCATCGAGTTTCACCCTTACCTTGGCCACTGCCGTTTTCGCGACTGCCGCCACCGAAATGAGCCGGGCTGCGCTTTACTTGACGCCGTTGAGGCAGGCAAGATTCATCCCGAGCGCTTTGCCAGCTACCGCCGCATTCTGGATAGTTTAAACGCGTAA
- the orn gene encoding oligoribonuclease — protein sequence MSEQSGAPRSDLLVWIDLEMTGLEPDKERIIEVATLITDAQLNVVAEGPVIAVKQPDSLLAGMDDWNQKTHGESGLVARVKASTIETQEAEQQTLDFLRQYVIAGSSPMCGNSIHQDRRFLEREMPDLWAFFHYRNLDVSTLKELAKRWNPGALVGFKKQNAHLAMDDIKESIAELAHYRSTFLRLEDGNDEEE from the coding sequence ATGAGCGAGCAAAGCGGTGCACCGCGTAGCGATCTGTTGGTATGGATTGATTTAGAAATGACCGGTTTGGAGCCGGACAAAGAGCGCATTATTGAGGTGGCGACGCTCATCACCGATGCGCAGTTGAACGTGGTCGCAGAAGGGCCGGTTATCGCTGTCAAACAGCCTGACAGCCTCCTGGCGGGTATGGATGATTGGAACCAGAAGACTCATGGTGAGTCTGGGTTAGTAGCTCGGGTAAAAGCGAGTACCATCGAAACCCAAGAGGCTGAGCAGCAAACACTCGATTTTTTGCGTCAGTATGTGATAGCGGGCTCATCGCCGATGTGTGGCAACAGCATTCATCAAGACCGACGCTTTTTAGAGCGTGAAATGCCCGATCTGTGGGCCTTCTTCCACTACCGCAATTTAGATGTGTCGACACTGAAAGAGCTGGCCAAGCGCTGGAATCCTGGTGCGCTGGTGGGTTTCAAAAAGCAGAATGCTCACTTGGCGATGGACGATATCAAAGAGTCGATAGCCGAGCTTGCCCACTACCGCAGCACGTTTTTGCGGTTAGAGGACGGCAACGACGAAGAGGAGTAA
- the queG gene encoding tRNA epoxyqueuosine(34) reductase QueG → MPSSTTFALSSDELLRLANLIKTWGRELGFQQVGITDTQLADHEAHLNSWLEQGYHGEMGFMQKHGTKRTRPEELEPGTQRVISVRMDYLPAEVESAKVLGQPQRAYVSRYALGRDYHKLMRKRLAQLAKKIEQEVGTFGYRAFVDSAPVMERALAQKAGLGWFGKNAMLLNPKAGSLFFLGELYTDLPLPVDAPFEHEHCGSCSACRTACPTGAIVDDKVVDSRKCISYLTIELHGAIPLEFRRAMGNRIYGCDDCQLVCPFTRFTRITQEADFAPRHDLDRAELLSLFAWGEKEFLDKTAGSPIRRIGYERWLRNVAIGLGNAPWSEAVEAALWARRAYPSELVREHVTWALDEQRHKRNARIATRT, encoded by the coding sequence ATGCCAAGCTCCACCACCTTTGCACTATCCAGCGATGAGCTGCTTCGTCTTGCCAACCTGATCAAAACCTGGGGCCGAGAGCTCGGTTTTCAGCAGGTCGGCATTACCGATACCCAACTTGCCGACCATGAAGCCCATCTTAATAGCTGGCTTGAACAGGGCTATCATGGCGAGATGGGCTTTATGCAGAAACATGGCACTAAGCGCACTCGCCCAGAAGAGCTAGAGCCAGGCACCCAGCGCGTTATCAGCGTACGTATGGACTACCTACCCGCCGAGGTTGAAAGCGCCAAGGTGCTCGGCCAGCCTCAGCGAGCCTACGTTTCCCGCTACGCCTTGGGCCGCGATTATCACAAATTAATGCGTAAACGCTTAGCCCAACTGGCAAAAAAAATAGAGCAAGAGGTAGGCACCTTCGGCTACCGCGCTTTTGTGGACTCAGCCCCGGTGATGGAGCGCGCATTAGCACAAAAAGCTGGGCTAGGCTGGTTTGGCAAAAATGCCATGCTACTCAACCCAAAAGCGGGCTCGCTATTTTTTTTAGGTGAACTCTACACCGACTTACCGCTACCGGTGGATGCACCGTTTGAACACGAACACTGCGGAAGCTGTAGCGCTTGCCGCACAGCTTGCCCGACGGGTGCCATCGTTGACGATAAAGTCGTCGACTCACGCAAATGTATTTCCTACCTCACCATTGAACTGCACGGTGCGATCCCCCTTGAATTTCGCCGCGCCATGGGCAACCGAATATATGGCTGCGATGATTGCCAGCTGGTCTGCCCATTCACTCGCTTTACCCGCATCACCCAGGAGGCTGACTTTGCGCCACGCCACGATCTGGATCGTGCCGAGCTACTCAGCCTTTTTGCCTGGGGCGAAAAGGAGTTTTTGGACAAAACCGCAGGCAGCCCCATACGGCGTATTGGCTATGAGCGCTGGCTGCGTAATGTTGCCATTGGACTGGGCAACGCGCCCTGGAGCGAAGCCGTGGAAGCCGCGTTGTGGGCGCGCAGGGCCTACCCAAGCGAGCTTGTCCGCGAGCACGTTACCTGGGCACTCGACGAGCAACGCCACAAGCGGAATGCCCGAATTGCAACACGAACCTGA